A stretch of Faecalibacterium duncaniae DNA encodes these proteins:
- the gmk gene encoding guanylate kinase: protein MENEKYLFVVSGAAGTGKDSVVSALRKAHPEIEKTVSATTRSPRPGEQEGVDYYYRTKEQFQQLIDQDEVVEHNFFNGNYYGTLKEEVNKRLNAGKLVVMVIDVHGAANIRRMYPGATTIFLLPPSTQELERRLRGRGTETEESIRERLEIARNELAQQDKFTLKLVNDEVDACAARLYDVICQRAGLTR, encoded by the coding sequence ATGGAAAATGAAAAATATCTGTTTGTCGTTTCCGGTGCCGCCGGTACCGGAAAGGACAGTGTGGTCAGCGCTTTGCGCAAGGCCCACCCCGAAATCGAAAAAACGGTTTCTGCCACCACCCGTTCCCCCCGCCCCGGGGAGCAGGAAGGGGTAGACTACTACTACCGCACCAAGGAGCAGTTCCAGCAGCTCATCGATCAGGATGAGGTCGTGGAGCACAACTTCTTCAACGGCAACTACTACGGCACCCTGAAGGAAGAGGTCAACAAGCGGCTGAACGCGGGCAAGCTGGTGGTCATGGTCATCGATGTGCATGGTGCGGCCAATATCCGCCGCATGTATCCCGGTGCCACCACCATCTTCCTGCTGCCCCCCTCCACCCAGGAGCTGGAGCGCCGCCTGCGTGGCCGCGGCACCGAGACCGAGGAGAGCATCCGGGAGCGCCTGGAGATCGCCCGCAATGAGCTGGCCCAGCAGGACAAATTCACCCTCAAGCTGGTCAACGACGAGGTGGATGCCTGCGCCGCCAGACTCTATGATGTTATCTGCCAGCGTGCGGGCCTGACCCGCTAA
- the priA gene encoding replication restart helicase PriA has translation MPKTVGVAVSNATFHFDKLYTYAVMPDQQDTVRLGSMVLVPFGRGSRARMGVVLACDAEPESAKLKFLFDVAPASACLTPELLRLVHFLKERTFCTYYEAVKAVIPYGAQYKPTVAEDGVTPVLQKQLVRHTENAYKLVGTLPPKPRPTAKQLAAVALLAGGERTLSALEEKGISRAVLDNLCAKGVLECSKVNKSIDLYSSIPLKNEPILLTEEQQAAYDALLPGLEDAAPHSALLYGVTGSGKTLVFLKLIEHCLQMGRRALVLVPEISLTPQMILRLKSQFGKRVAVQHSALNHTERLLQWQMIQDGGADIVVGTRSAIFSPLENIGLVIIDEEQEHTYRSESAPRYSAHEVARQRAAENGALLLLASATPSTESYYAAQHGRTQLVRLTKRYGGNPLPKVQIVDMRAELASGNPREISLAMEDAIRHNLEAGKQTILLLNRRGYQTVAQCEDCREVLKCQKCSVPMVYHKSAHKLLCHYCGSQMDPPPARCPACGGKLQYRGFGTQKAEEELAKLFPEARILRMDQDTTAAKDAHEKLLAKFARHEYDIMVGTQMVAKGLDFEDVTLVGVLGIDSLLFAQGFRAYETVFSLVTQVVGRSGRAKDPGFAIIQTTDPDNPVLNLAAAQDYDAFFEQEIAYRKLGLYPPFCGLCVVGFAGPKESEVARASARFAALLGRQAAKQPDLPLRVLGPTPGSIEKINDSYRYKLTVKCRNDRRFRDLIRETLTLYEQEKLPGKATVVVDLHSDGDI, from the coding sequence ATGCCCAAAACGGTAGGCGTTGCAGTGAGCAACGCGACCTTTCATTTCGACAAACTCTATACCTATGCCGTCATGCCCGACCAGCAGGATACCGTCCGGCTGGGCAGCATGGTGCTGGTGCCCTTCGGGCGGGGGAGCCGTGCCCGGATGGGCGTGGTGCTGGCCTGCGATGCCGAACCGGAGAGCGCAAAGCTCAAGTTCCTGTTCGATGTGGCCCCGGCCTCTGCCTGCCTCACCCCGGAGCTGCTGCGGCTGGTGCACTTTTTGAAGGAGCGCACCTTCTGCACCTACTACGAGGCCGTCAAGGCGGTCATCCCCTACGGCGCGCAGTACAAGCCCACCGTGGCGGAGGACGGCGTGACCCCGGTGCTTCAAAAGCAGCTCGTCCGCCACACGGAAAATGCCTACAAGCTGGTGGGCACGCTGCCCCCAAAGCCCAGGCCGACCGCCAAGCAGCTGGCCGCAGTGGCCCTGCTGGCCGGGGGAGAGCGCACCCTGTCTGCATTGGAGGAAAAGGGCATCAGCCGGGCGGTGCTGGACAACCTCTGCGCCAAGGGCGTGCTGGAATGCAGCAAGGTGAACAAATCCATCGACCTGTATTCTTCCATCCCGCTGAAGAACGAGCCCATCCTTCTCACGGAGGAGCAGCAGGCCGCCTATGACGCGCTGCTGCCCGGGCTGGAGGATGCAGCCCCGCACTCGGCCTTGCTCTACGGCGTGACCGGCAGCGGCAAAACGCTGGTGTTCCTGAAGCTCATCGAGCACTGCCTGCAGATGGGCCGCCGGGCGCTGGTGCTGGTGCCTGAGATCAGCCTGACCCCTCAGATGATCCTGCGGCTGAAAAGCCAATTTGGCAAGCGGGTGGCCGTGCAGCATTCCGCCCTCAACCACACCGAGCGCCTGCTCCAATGGCAGATGATCCAGGACGGCGGCGCGGATATCGTGGTGGGCACCCGCAGCGCAATCTTCTCCCCGCTGGAAAACATCGGCCTTGTCATCATTGATGAGGAGCAGGAGCACACCTACCGCTCCGAATCCGCGCCCCGCTACTCGGCCCACGAGGTGGCCCGGCAGCGCGCGGCGGAGAACGGGGCCCTGCTCCTGCTGGCCAGCGCCACCCCCAGCACCGAGAGCTATTATGCCGCCCAGCATGGCCGCACCCAGCTGGTGCGCCTGACCAAACGCTATGGCGGCAACCCGCTGCCCAAAGTCCAGATCGTGGATATGCGGGCCGAGCTTGCCTCCGGCAACCCCCGGGAGATCAGCCTTGCCATGGAGGATGCCATCCGGCACAACCTTGAGGCAGGCAAGCAGACCATCCTGCTGCTCAACCGCCGGGGTTACCAGACCGTGGCCCAGTGCGAGGACTGCCGCGAGGTGCTCAAATGCCAGAAGTGCAGCGTGCCCATGGTCTACCACAAATCGGCCCACAAGCTGCTCTGCCATTACTGCGGCAGCCAGATGGACCCGCCCCCTGCCAGATGCCCCGCCTGCGGCGGAAAACTGCAGTACCGGGGCTTTGGCACCCAGAAGGCCGAGGAGGAGCTGGCAAAGCTCTTTCCGGAGGCCCGTATCCTGCGGATGGATCAGGATACCACCGCCGCCAAGGATGCCCATGAAAAGCTGCTGGCAAAGTTTGCCCGGCATGAATATGACATCATGGTGGGCACCCAGATGGTGGCCAAGGGGCTGGATTTCGAGGATGTGACGCTGGTGGGCGTGTTGGGCATCGATTCGCTCCTGTTTGCCCAGGGCTTCCGGGCCTATGAGACCGTGTTCAGCCTCGTCACGCAGGTGGTGGGCCGGAGCGGCCGGGCAAAAGACCCTGGCTTTGCCATCATCCAGACCACCGACCCGGACAACCCGGTGCTCAACCTTGCCGCAGCGCAGGACTACGACGCGTTCTTCGAGCAGGAGATCGCCTACCGGAAGCTGGGGCTTTATCCGCCCTTCTGCGGGCTCTGCGTTGTGGGCTTTGCCGGGCCAAAGGAGAGCGAGGTGGCCCGGGCTTCCGCCCGCTTTGCGGCCCTGCTGGGCCGGCAGGCGGCCAAGCAGCCCGACCTGCCCCTGCGGGTGCTGGGCCCCACCCCCGGCAGCATTGAAAAGATCAACGATTCCTACCGCTATAAACTCACCGTCAAGTGCCGCAACGACCGCCGTTTCCGGGACCTTATCCGGGAAACGCTGACCCTCTACGAGCAGGAAAAACTGCCCGGCAAGGCCACTGTTGTGGTCGATCTGCACTCGGACGGGGATATCTGA
- the def gene encoding peptide deformylase, with protein sequence MAIRNIVKEGDPILNKVCRPVTNFDDRLATLLDDMRETMIAADGVGLAGPQVGMLRRIFVVWDTTDAPEEIPEDYEYKFIDFVNPEILAVSEDEETAYEGCLSFPGHNGAVTRPVAVKVRAQDRNGNWFELEAENLLARCIQHENDHLDGITIMESSEYFYEDTEEGKKAAREAKGNN encoded by the coding sequence ATGGCTATCCGCAATATCGTAAAAGAGGGCGACCCCATCCTGAACAAGGTCTGCCGCCCCGTGACCAACTTTGACGACCGCCTTGCCACCCTGCTGGATGACATGCGGGAGACGATGATCGCCGCCGACGGCGTGGGTCTGGCAGGCCCTCAGGTGGGCATGCTGCGCCGCATCTTCGTGGTGTGGGACACCACCGATGCCCCCGAGGAGATCCCCGAGGATTATGAGTACAAGTTCATCGACTTCGTCAACCCCGAGATCCTGGCTGTTTCTGAGGATGAGGAGACCGCCTACGAGGGCTGCCTGTCCTTCCCCGGCCACAACGGTGCCGTGACCCGTCCCGTTGCCGTCAAGGTGCGTGCACAGGACCGCAACGGCAACTGGTTCGAGCTGGAGGCCGAAAACCTGCTGGCCCGCTGCATCCAGCACGAGAACGACCATCTGGACGGCATTACCATCATGGAGTCCAGCGAGTATTTCTACGAGGACACCGAGGAGGGCAAAAAGGCTGCCCGTGAAGCGAAAGGAAACAACTGA
- the fmt gene encoding methionyl-tRNA formyltransferase, whose amino-acid sequence MRILFMGTPDIAAECLKALYAAGHEICGVYTRRDKPVGRKQVLTAPPVKEVALEHGTPVFQPRTLRDGSEDANIRALAPDLIVVVAYGCILPKSVLEAPKYGCINLHVSLLPKYRGSAPVQWAVLNGDTETGVSIMQMDEGLDTGDVLVCEKIAIGPEETSGELFDRVTAVGARVLCEAVPAMEAGTLKPQPQQHENATLAPMLDKELAEFRLTDTAAHIHNWVRGMNPWPMAWFVTAGGKKVKVTECRVAASNGEAPGTVLSTKPLTVACADGAVQLLHVVPEGKKPMDGTSFAAGLRLKAGDTL is encoded by the coding sequence ATGCGCATTCTGTTCATGGGAACCCCGGATATCGCCGCGGAGTGCCTGAAGGCCCTGTATGCTGCCGGTCACGAGATCTGCGGCGTGTACACCCGGCGGGATAAGCCGGTGGGCCGCAAGCAGGTGCTCACCGCGCCCCCGGTCAAGGAAGTTGCTCTGGAGCATGGGACCCCCGTGTTCCAGCCCCGCACCCTGCGGGACGGCAGCGAGGATGCCAACATCCGGGCGCTGGCCCCTGACCTCATCGTGGTGGTGGCCTACGGCTGCATCCTGCCCAAATCCGTGCTGGAAGCTCCGAAGTATGGCTGCATCAACCTGCATGTGTCCCTGCTGCCCAAGTACCGCGGCAGCGCCCCCGTGCAGTGGGCTGTTCTAAACGGCGACACCGAGACCGGCGTTTCCATCATGCAGATGGACGAGGGACTGGACACCGGCGATGTGCTGGTCTGCGAGAAGATCGCCATCGGCCCGGAGGAGACCAGCGGCGAGCTGTTCGACCGGGTCACCGCCGTAGGTGCCCGCGTCCTCTGTGAGGCGGTGCCCGCCATGGAAGCTGGCACCCTCAAGCCCCAGCCCCAGCAGCATGAGAATGCCACCCTGGCCCCCATGCTGGACAAGGAGCTGGCAGAGTTCAGGCTGACCGATACTGCCGCGCACATCCACAACTGGGTGCGCGGCATGAACCCCTGGCCCATGGCCTGGTTCGTGACCGCAGGCGGCAAAAAGGTCAAGGTGACCGAGTGCCGCGTGGCCGCCTCCAACGGTGAGGCTCCCGGCACGGTGCTTTCCACAAAGCCCCTGACGGTGGCCTGTGCCGATGGCGCGGTCCAGCTGCTCCATGTGGTGCCTGAGGGCAAAAAGCCGATGGATGGCACCTCCTTTGCGGCCGGTCTGCGTCTCAAAGCGGGGGATACCCTCTGA
- the rsmB gene encoding 16S rRNA (cytosine(967)-C(5))-methyltransferase RsmB: protein MAANPRAAAVAALVRQEQDGFSNLVLDAELRRQKLEGRDKAFAGAIFYTVLEHQGTLDFILEQFLPKGLARLDPQVREILRAALAQARYMQVPVSAAVNEAVKLTRTFKKASASGLVNAVLRKACNYDLETARFRNETQRLMVLGSAGQDVAEFLRTHYPEEALGILTHTADGGCTSLRANCLKMDAAALCEKLLESGVKSAQPGLVPGSVLAKFEGSPAEHPLFKEGCFHVEGQASQLAALCVEAKPGDTVIDLCAAPGGKTLLLAEEMQGQGALYSCDVAEHRVGLIRSAVERMGFAHVTALCNDATRPNPKLPAADRILVDAPCSGLGILAKKPDIRYKTLEKARHDELLATQSSILDTAAALLKAGGRLVYSTCTIDPAENEEQVAAFLARHPEFRVVRPAVAFPDGMTVGEHGALSVPTRTGMDGFFLCAMQKTQ from the coding sequence ATGGCGGCCAATCCACGGGCAGCGGCAGTGGCTGCACTGGTCCGGCAGGAGCAGGACGGCTTCTCGAACCTTGTGCTGGATGCCGAACTCCGCCGCCAGAAACTGGAGGGCCGGGATAAGGCCTTTGCCGGTGCCATCTTCTACACCGTGCTGGAACATCAGGGCACGCTGGATTTCATTCTGGAACAGTTCCTGCCCAAGGGCCTTGCCAGGCTGGACCCGCAGGTGCGCGAGATCCTGCGGGCCGCGCTGGCGCAGGCCCGCTATATGCAGGTGCCGGTGTCGGCTGCGGTGAACGAGGCTGTCAAGCTGACCCGCACCTTCAAAAAGGCGAGTGCGTCCGGGCTGGTCAATGCCGTCCTGCGCAAGGCCTGCAATTATGATCTGGAAACTGCCCGCTTCCGGAACGAGACCCAGCGCCTCATGGTGCTGGGCTCTGCGGGGCAGGATGTGGCAGAGTTTCTGCGCACCCATTACCCCGAGGAGGCGCTGGGCATCCTGACCCACACCGCCGACGGCGGCTGCACCAGCCTGCGGGCCAACTGCCTGAAAATGGATGCCGCAGCCCTCTGCGAAAAACTGCTGGAAAGCGGCGTGAAGAGCGCGCAGCCCGGCCTTGTGCCCGGCAGCGTGCTGGCAAAGTTTGAGGGCAGCCCGGCGGAGCACCCGCTCTTCAAGGAGGGCTGTTTCCATGTGGAGGGGCAGGCCAGCCAGCTGGCAGCCCTCTGTGTGGAGGCAAAGCCCGGCGATACCGTGATCGACCTCTGCGCGGCACCCGGCGGTAAAACGCTGCTGCTGGCCGAGGAGATGCAGGGGCAGGGCGCACTGTACAGCTGCGATGTGGCAGAGCACCGGGTCGGGCTCATCCGGAGCGCTGTGGAACGGATGGGCTTTGCCCATGTCACCGCCCTGTGCAATGATGCCACCCGCCCCAACCCAAAGCTGCCCGCCGCAGACCGCATTCTGGTGGATGCCCCCTGCAGCGGCCTGGGTATTCTGGCAAAAAAGCCGGATATCCGCTATAAGACGCTGGAAAAAGCACGCCACGATGAATTATTGGCCACCCAGTCGTCCATTCTGGACACAGCAGCCGCTCTGCTGAAAGCGGGCGGGCGGCTGGTTTACTCCACCTGTACCATCGACCCCGCCGAGAACGAGGAGCAGGTGGCGGCATTCCTTGCCCGCCACCCGGAGTTCCGGGTGGTCCGGCCCGCTGTGGCGTTCCCTGACGGAATGACAGTGGGGGAGCACGGGGCGCTCTCGGTGCCCACCCGCACCGGGATGGACGGCTTTTTCCTCTGCGCCATGCAGAAAACGCAATGA
- the rlmN gene encoding 23S rRNA (adenine(2503)-C(2))-methyltransferase RlmN has protein sequence MEQKRCISSLTLAELTAALKAMGQPGFRAKQIFHWVHQKLVTEFSAMTDQPKTLLAKLEEQFYIAAPKIERRQEAKDGTVKYLLRMADGNCIETVVMRYHYGNTVCVSTQVGCRMGCRFCASTQAGRVRNLEAGEICSEIYTAQKDIGERISHIVLMGIGEPLDNFDEVMRFLENISSPEGVNIGMRNISLSTCGLVPKIDQLAEKKLQLTLSVSLHAPNNEIRSGMMPVNDAYPVEVLMPAVRRYQETTGRRVSFEYSMVRGVNDSDACARQLADLIRGMGAHVNLIPINPVDGSPYSATDAANVQRFQKKLESLGVNATVRRRLGSEISAACGQLRRDEMNGKA, from the coding sequence ATGGAACAAAAACGCTGTATCTCTTCCCTGACACTGGCCGAGCTGACCGCTGCGCTGAAAGCTATGGGTCAGCCGGGCTTCCGGGCAAAGCAGATCTTCCACTGGGTGCACCAGAAGCTGGTCACCGAGTTTTCTGCCATGACCGACCAGCCCAAGACCCTGCTGGCAAAGCTGGAAGAGCAGTTTTACATTGCTGCCCCCAAGATCGAGCGCCGGCAGGAAGCCAAGGACGGCACCGTGAAATATCTGCTGCGGATGGCCGATGGCAACTGCATCGAGACCGTTGTCATGCGCTACCACTACGGCAACACGGTCTGCGTCTCCACGCAGGTGGGCTGCCGGATGGGCTGCCGCTTCTGCGCCTCCACCCAGGCAGGCCGGGTGCGCAACCTGGAAGCCGGTGAGATCTGCTCTGAGATCTATACCGCCCAGAAGGACATCGGGGAGCGCATCTCCCACATCGTCCTCATGGGCATCGGGGAACCGCTGGATAATTTTGACGAGGTCATGCGCTTCCTTGAGAACATCTCCTCCCCGGAGGGTGTGAACATCGGAATGCGCAACATCAGCCTTTCCACCTGCGGTCTGGTGCCCAAAATCGACCAACTGGCGGAGAAAAAGCTGCAGCTGACTCTTTCGGTCTCCCTGCACGCCCCCAACAACGAGATCCGCAGCGGCATGATGCCGGTCAATGATGCCTACCCCGTGGAGGTGCTGATGCCCGCCGTCCGCCGCTATCAGGAGACCACGGGCCGCCGGGTCAGCTTTGAGTATTCGATGGTGCGCGGTGTCAATGATTCCGATGCCTGTGCCAGACAGCTGGCCGACCTCATCCGGGGCATGGGTGCTCATGTGAACCTCATTCCCATCAACCCGGTGGACGGAAGCCCCTACTCGGCTACCGATGCCGCCAATGTCCAGCGCTTCCAGAAAAAGCTGGAGAGCCTGGGGGTCAACGCCACGGTACGCCGCCGTCTTGGCAGCGAGATCAGCGCCGCCTGCGGCCAGCTGCGCCGGGACGAAATGAATGGTAAGGCGTAA
- a CDS encoding Stp1/IreP family PP2C-type Ser/Thr phosphatase: MKLAGKTDVGRVRQENQDDYRAGELPGGAVWALVCDGMGGAKGGREASQGACNVIEQVFQEQYAQCGAGQEGAFLKKALISANRYVFNKAAHEESLAGMGTTAVCALVRGGEATLCHAGDSRAYLCRDGKLTQLTHDHSYVQELVDCGTITEEEAEHHPQKNIITRALGVDYRLEPEVTSVQLQAKDLLLLCSDGLTNMVPVEQMEQLLAQGPFYDLPDRLVDAANENGGSDNITALLLAVEPTEVHHG, translated from the coding sequence ATGAAACTAGCAGGAAAAACGGATGTGGGCCGCGTCCGGCAGGAAAATCAGGATGATTACCGTGCCGGGGAGCTGCCTGGCGGTGCTGTCTGGGCACTGGTGTGTGATGGTATGGGCGGTGCCAAAGGCGGCCGCGAGGCCTCACAGGGGGCCTGCAATGTCATCGAACAGGTGTTTCAGGAGCAGTACGCCCAGTGCGGAGCAGGGCAGGAGGGAGCTTTTTTGAAAAAGGCCCTCATCAGTGCCAACCGCTATGTGTTCAACAAAGCCGCCCACGAGGAATCGCTGGCCGGTATGGGCACCACGGCAGTCTGTGCCCTGGTGCGGGGTGGGGAAGCCACCCTCTGCCACGCGGGCGATTCCCGCGCCTACCTCTGCCGGGACGGTAAACTGACCCAGCTCACCCACGACCACTCCTATGTGCAGGAGCTGGTGGACTGCGGTACCATCACGGAGGAGGAGGCCGAGCATCATCCCCAGAAGAACATCATCACCAGGGCGCTGGGCGTGGATTACCGGCTGGAGCCGGAGGTCACTTCGGTGCAGCTGCAGGCAAAGGATCTGCTGCTGCTCTGCTCGGACGGCCTGACCAACATGGTGCCGGTGGAGCAGATGGAGCAGCTGCTGGCGCAGGGCCCGTTCTACGACCTGCCCGATCGGCTGGTGGATGCCGCCAACGAGAACGGCGGCTCTGACAACATCACCGCCCTGCTGCTGGCTGTGGAACCTACGGAGGTGCACCATGGATAA
- the pknB gene encoding Stk1 family PASTA domain-containing Ser/Thr kinase: MDNLIGKTLDGLYTVRELIGTGGMANVYKAVVGPGGPVPEGTVVAVKVLRQELMHDPDLVRRFKNESKAISLLNHPNIVKVYDVSVSDHLQYIVMEYVDGMTLREYLNERGGKLTSRETVHFISQILKALDHAHHNGVVHRDIKPQNIMLLDNGQLRMMDFGIARISRAENQLSGGKAMGSVHYISPEQAKGDETDFTSDLYSVGVMMYEMLSGHLPFDADDVVEVAIKQISDQPRSLRELAPWVPVGLVEITERAMAKRPENRYKSAAEMLEALNAYVENPAIVFNYTYLPDEIPEKVVEPPMPRKESRPERGSAPAKGRKKKKRTVFLPVLFGITVAFALACAALCWMILNDSSSLMGEKADVVLADYSGMTQDEVNASQQVASGQIVINWEQAYSNDYAAGYVYRQSPVAGRTVREGQSVTLTVSLGIQYVTVPDVSNYVQADGEQQLKDLGVSVLITQAVEPSVAAGSIIRTEPAAGSQVAAGSTVVVYVSRPQVNTTAKVPALTGLKSVNDARSVLVQNKLGLGSTTEQYSDQPAGTIIGQSPAAGSTVKVNSRVSITVSAGPEPVPETPAEQPGSSSSDWWSGLIGGSSSSSGDSSSSESTGLGDWWSALLS, encoded by the coding sequence ATGGATAACCTGATCGGCAAAACGCTGGATGGTCTGTACACGGTGCGGGAGCTCATCGGCACCGGCGGCATGGCCAATGTCTACAAGGCCGTTGTAGGGCCGGGCGGCCCAGTGCCGGAGGGCACGGTCGTGGCCGTTAAGGTGCTGCGGCAGGAGCTCATGCACGACCCCGACCTTGTGCGCCGTTTCAAGAACGAGTCCAAGGCCATCTCGCTGCTCAACCACCCCAACATCGTCAAGGTGTATGATGTCTCGGTGAGCGACCATCTGCAGTATATCGTCATGGAATATGTGGACGGTATGACCCTGCGCGAGTATCTGAACGAGCGGGGCGGCAAGCTGACCAGCCGGGAGACCGTTCACTTTATCTCTCAGATCCTGAAAGCGCTGGACCATGCCCACCACAACGGCGTGGTGCACCGGGACATCAAGCCCCAGAACATCATGCTGCTGGACAACGGCCAGCTGCGGATGATGGATTTCGGCATTGCCCGCATCTCCCGGGCTGAGAACCAGCTCTCGGGCGGCAAGGCCATGGGCAGCGTCCACTATATCAGCCCGGAGCAGGCCAAGGGCGATGAGACCGACTTCACCAGTGACCTCTATTCGGTGGGCGTGATGATGTACGAGATGCTCTCGGGGCATCTGCCCTTCGATGCCGATGACGTGGTGGAGGTGGCCATCAAGCAGATCTCGGATCAGCCCAGGAGCCTGCGGGAACTGGCTCCCTGGGTGCCGGTGGGGCTGGTGGAGATCACCGAGCGCGCCATGGCAAAGCGGCCCGAAAACCGCTACAAGAGCGCCGCTGAGATGCTGGAAGCCCTCAACGCCTATGTAGAGAACCCGGCCATCGTGTTCAACTACACCTATCTCCCCGATGAAATTCCTGAAAAGGTGGTGGAACCCCCTATGCCCAGAAAAGAATCCCGTCCGGAGCGCGGCAGTGCCCCGGCAAAAGGCAGAAAAAAGAAAAAGCGCACCGTGTTCCTGCCGGTGCTGTTTGGCATCACCGTGGCCTTTGCACTGGCCTGCGCGGCCCTGTGCTGGATGATCCTGAATGATTCCAGCTCCCTGATGGGGGAAAAGGCTGATGTGGTGCTGGCAGATTACAGCGGCATGACCCAGGATGAGGTCAACGCTTCCCAGCAGGTGGCATCCGGCCAGATCGTCATCAACTGGGAGCAGGCTTACAGCAACGATTACGCCGCCGGTTACGTCTACCGGCAGTCCCCGGTGGCGGGCCGCACCGTCCGCGAGGGCCAGAGCGTGACCCTGACCGTCAGCCTGGGCATCCAGTATGTCACCGTGCCGGATGTCTCCAACTATGTGCAGGCAGATGGTGAGCAGCAGCTCAAGGATCTGGGGGTCTCTGTTTTGATCACCCAGGCGGTGGAACCCAGCGTGGCCGCAGGCTCCATCATCCGCACCGAACCTGCTGCGGGCAGTCAGGTGGCCGCAGGCTCCACAGTGGTGGTCTATGTCAGCCGCCCGCAGGTCAACACCACGGCCAAGGTGCCTGCCCTGACCGGTCTCAAGAGCGTGAACGATGCCCGCTCCGTGCTGGTGCAGAACAAGCTGGGCCTTGGCAGCACCACCGAGCAGTACAGCGACCAGCCCGCCGGTACCATCATCGGCCAGAGCCCGGCGGCAGGATCTACCGTCAAGGTGAACAGCCGTGTCAGCATTACCGTGAGCGCAGGCCCCGAGCCGGTGCCTGAGACCCCGGCTGAACAGCCGGGCAGCTCCTCCAGCGATTGGTGGAGCGGCCTGATCGGGGGCAGCTCTTCCAGCAGCGGCGATTCTTCCAGCAGTGAGAGCACCGGCCTGGGCGACTGGTGGAGCGCGCTGCTGTCCTGA
- the rsgA gene encoding ribosome small subunit-dependent GTPase A yields MKGYIVKGIGGFYYVKTEEGVIECKPRGIFRKQKITPVAGDEVTLETENGAAVIAEIAPRKNVFVRPPVANLDVLFLVASTTQPTPSTLVLDKLSAIAVDKGVQPVIVCTKADLGEVEFLRSAYERSTLPFIAIRYDSGEGLDEVRQWISGRLCAFCGNSGVGKSTLLNTLLPQAERETSAISQKLGRGRHTTREVTIFEAFGGRIADTPGFASLEANRAGFIPKENLEHAFPEFGPYLGQCQFTGCSHRTEKGCAIRAALAEGKLSQTRYDSYCAMYEEVKDVKDWQRRGM; encoded by the coding sequence ATGAAGGGATATATCGTAAAAGGAATTGGCGGCTTTTACTACGTCAAGACCGAAGAGGGTGTGATCGAGTGCAAGCCCCGGGGCATCTTCCGCAAACAGAAGATCACCCCCGTGGCGGGCGATGAAGTGACGCTGGAGACCGAGAACGGCGCGGCAGTCATTGCCGAGATCGCACCCCGCAAAAACGTGTTTGTCCGGCCGCCTGTGGCCAATCTGGATGTGCTGTTCCTTGTGGCCAGCACCACCCAGCCTACCCCCAGCACGCTGGTGCTGGACAAGCTCTCGGCCATCGCCGTGGACAAGGGGGTGCAGCCCGTCATCGTCTGCACCAAGGCTGACCTTGGTGAGGTGGAGTTCCTGCGCAGCGCCTATGAAAGATCTACTCTGCCCTTCATTGCCATCCGCTACGACAGCGGGGAAGGGCTGGACGAGGTCAGGCAGTGGATCAGCGGGCGGCTCTGCGCCTTCTGCGGCAACTCCGGTGTAGGCAAATCGACCCTGCTGAACACCCTGCTGCCTCAGGCCGAGCGGGAGACCAGCGCCATCAGCCAGAAGCTGGGGCGCGGCCGCCATACCACCCGCGAGGTGACCATCTTTGAGGCCTTTGGGGGCCGCATTGCGGATACCCCCGGTTTTGCCAGCCTGGAAGCCAACCGCGCCGGGTTCATCCCCAAGGAGAATCTGGAGCACGCCTTCCCGGAGTTCGGGCCCTACCTTGGGCAGTGTCAGTTCACGGGCTGCTCCCACCGCACGGAAAAGGGCTGTGCCATCCGTGCCGCTCTGGCCGAGGGAAAACTCTCCCAGACCCGGTACGACAGCTATTGTGCCATGTATGAGGAAGTCAAGGATGTCAAGGACTGGCAGAGGAGGGGAATGTGA